Proteins encoded within one genomic window of Camelina sativa cultivar DH55 chromosome 19, Cs, whole genome shotgun sequence:
- the LOC104764573 gene encoding uncharacterized protein LOC104764573 isoform X1 produces MASMAIGVSFSIISGVGGGGDSVNQVATAPRSTLKLNQKYTLTESTTCRFLGMKKFRGSGAIRTISKAVVSGEEMSRRNLRVGLICGGPSAERGISLNSARSVLDHIQGNGISVSCYYIDPDLKAFAISSAQLYSNTPADFDFKLESLAQGFSSLSGLAEHLVSAVDIVFPVIHGRFGEDGGIQELLESHNIPFVGTGSRECRRAFDKYEASLELRDYGFMTVPNYLVQGTDVDESEIAQWFTDNKLDLKMGKVVVKPAKAGSSIGVKVAFGVNDSIKKAIELILEGIDDRVVVEVFIEDAYEVTAIVLDVGSGSVCHPVVLMPTEVQLQFHGSSDPKEDAIFDYRRKYLPTQQVIYHTPPRFPIHVIKRIREEASLIFQKLGLRDFARIDGWYLAPNSNLLSSASERLGGPESGDIICTDINLISGMEQTSFLFQQASKVGFSHSNILRTIVHRASSRFPHLSWYNNGYSQLLQGSTDLEISGDVQKVFVIFGGDTSERQVSIMSGTNVWINLQRFVDLNVTPCLLSPSLSNSSGTSSNLDNKEVWALPYSVVLRHTAEEVLAACLEAIEPDRALFTSLLQKQVMEDLMDGLGNQSWFAGFDITDDLPRKFSLKEWIKLAKEAQATVFIAVHGGIGEDGTLQALLEDEGVSYTGPGVLASRTCMDKITTSQALSQLSEFGIHTISKDVKRTEDIMHETIPNVWNELINKFRCLTLCVKPAKDGCSTGVARLCSSEDLAIYVQALKDCLPRIPPNTLSKTHGMIEMPNPAPELLIFEPFVETDEIITSSKAKQQLSWKGRRRWVEITVGVIGSRGSMHSLSPSLTVKESGDILSLEEKFQGGTGINLTPPPPTIMSKEALEKCKQGIELIAETLGLEGFSRIDAFVHVETGEVLVIEVNTVPGMTPSTVLIQQALAEQPPMYPPQFFRTLLHLATHRVK; encoded by the exons ATGGCGTCCATGGCGATCGGCGTCAGTTTCTCGATAATTAGCGgcgtaggaggaggaggagatagCGTTAATCAAGTAGCGACGGCTCCACGGTCAACACTGAAGCTAAATCAGAAGTACACACTAACCGAGAGTACTACATGCAGGTTTTTGGGGATGAAGAAGTTTCGGGGATCCGGAGCTATACGAACCATCTCGAAGGCGGTCGTTTCCGGAGAGGAGATGAGTAGAAGGAATCTGAGAGTGGGACTCATTTGCGGAGGTCCGTCGGCGGAGCGCGGGATTTCTCTCAACTCTGCTAGATCAGTTCTCGATCATATCCAG GGTAATGGTATAAGCGTGAGCTGCTATTATATAGATCCTGACCTCAAAGCTTTTGCAATTTCCTCCGCCCAG TTGTACTCGAATACTCCGGCAGATTTCGATTTCAAGCTGGAGAG TCTTGCACAGGGATTCTCATCGTTATCCGGATTGGCTGAGCATCTTGTTTCCGCTGTGGACATTGTGTTTCCAGTAATTCATGgtcgatttggtgaagatggtggcATTcag GAGCTGTTGGAAAGTCACAACATTCCATTTGTGGGGACCGGATCCCGTGAATGTCGTCGAGCCTTTGACAAG TATGAAGCCTCTTTGGAGCTCAGGGACTATGGGTTCATGACAGTACCAAACTACTTGGTGCAG GGGACTGACGTAGACGAAAGTGAAATAGCACAATGGTTTACAGATAACAAGCTGGATCTCAAGATGGGAAAAGTCGTG GTTAAACCAGCTAAAGCAGGTTCGAGTATTGGTGTCAAAGTTGCTTTTGGCGTAAATGATTCAATTAAAAAGGCTATTGAACTAATCCTAGAG GGAATTGATGATAGGGTTGTTGTTGAGGTGTTCATTGAAGATGCATATGAGGTCACTGCCATCGTCCTGGATGTAGGTTCTGGTTCTGTTTGCCATCCTGTTGTACTGATGCCTACTGAG GTTCAACTTCAGTTTCATGGCAGTAGTGATCCAAAGGAAGACGCAATCTTCGACTATCGGAGGAAGTATCTGCCGACACAGCAG GTCATCTATCACACTCCTCCCCGTTTCCCTATCCATGTTATCAAAAGGATTCGTGAAGAGGCATCTCTTATATTTCAAAAGCTTGGTCTACGTGACTTTGCTCGCATTGATGGATGGTATCTGGCTCCCAACTCAAATTTATTATCATCTGCAAGTGAAAGGCTTGGAGGACCCGAGTCAGGGGATATTATATGCACAGACATCAACCTG ATAAGTGGCATGGAACAAACTAGCTTTCTCTTCCAGCAGGCTTCTAAG GTTGGGTTTTCTCATTCAAACATTTTACGAACAATCGTCCACCGTGCTAGCTCGAGGTTTCCCCATCTTTCTTGGTATAATAATGGGTATAGTCAATTACTCCAAGGTTCAACAGACCTGGAAATCTCTGGGGACGTCCAGAAAGTGTTTGTCATATTTGGAGGAGATACTTCAGAGCGGCAGGTGTCCATCATGAGTGGAACGAATGTCTGGATCAATTTGCAAAGATTTGTAGAT CTTAATGTAACTCCCTGTTTGCTTTCCCCCTCACTTAGCAACTCATCAGGAACATCTTCAAACTTGGACAATAAAGAAGTCTGGGCTTTGCC CTATTCAGTTGTGCTAAGGCACACTGCCGAGGAAGTTCTTGCAGCGTGCTTAGAAGCAATCGAGCCTGATCGGGCTCTATTTACATCTCTGCTGCAGAAGCAAGTGATGGAGGATCTTATGGATGGTTTGGGGAATCAAAGCTGGTTTGCAGGGTTTGATATAACAGACGATCTACCCAGAAAATTCTCATTGAAAGAGTGGATCAAGCTTGCCAAGGAAGCTCAAGCAACTGTTTTCATTGCAG TGCATGGAGGAATTGGGGAAGATGGTACGCTACAGGCCTTGCTGGAGGATGAAGGAGTTTCTTATACAG GTCCAGGCGTACTAGCCTCAAGGACTTGCATGGACAAGATTACAACATCTCAGGCTCTTAGTCAG CTTTCAGAGTTTGGAATTCATACCATAAGCAAAGATGTGAAAAGAACAGAGGATATAATGCATGAGACCATCCCAAATGTTTGGAATGAATTGATCAACAAGTTTCGTTGTCTCACACTATGTGTTAAACCAGCAAAGGATGGATGCTCCACTGGTGTTGCAAGATTGTG TTCCTCTGAAGACCTTGCTATATATGTACAAGCTTTAAAAGATTGTCTACCAAGGATTCCTCCAAACACTCTTTCTAag ACACATGGAATGATTGAGATGCCAAATCCTGCTCCAGAGCTCTTGATTTTTGAACCATTTGTTGAAACCGATGAGATCATAACTTCATCCAAAGCCAAGCAGCAGCTCTCTTGGAAAGGTAGGAGGCGATGGGTTGAGATAACTGTAGGTGTTATCGGGAGCCGTGGGTCAATGCATTCGCTGAGTCCTAGTCTTACTGTCAAGGAAAGTGGCGATATATTGTCACTCGAGGAGAAGTTTCAAG GCGGCACTGGCATAAATCTTACTCCACCTCCACCAACAATCATGAG TAAGGAAGCTTTGGAGAAATGCAAACAAGGCATTGAGCTGATTGCAGAAACTCTCGGGTTAGAAGGGTTTTCACGGATCGATGCTTTTGTGCATGTTGAAACCGGAGAG GTACTGGTTATAGAGGTGAACACAGTTCCCGGAATGACTCCTTCCACTGTTTTAATCCAACAG GCATTAGCAGAGCAGCCCCCAATGTACCCTCCTCAATTCTTTCGGACTCTGCTGCATCTTGCTACACACAGAGTCAAGTGA
- the LOC104764573 gene encoding uncharacterized protein LOC104764573 isoform X3 yields the protein MASMAIGVSFSIISGVGGGGDSVNQVATAPRSTLKLNQKYTLTESTTCRFLGMKKFRGSGAIRTISKAVVSGEEMSRRNLRVGLICGGPSAERGISLNSARSVLDHIQGNGISVSCYYIDPDLKAFAISSAQLYSNTPADFDFKLESLAQGFSSLSGLAEHLVSAVDIVFPVIHGRFGEDGGIQELLESHNIPFVGTGSRECRRAFDKYEASLELRDYGFMTVPNYLVQGTDVDESEIAQWFTDNKLDLKMGKVVVKPAKAGSSIGVKVAFGVNDSIKKAIELILEGIDDRVVVEVFIEDAYEVTAIVLDVGSGSVCHPVVLMPTEVQLQFHGSSDPKEDAIFDYRRKYLPTQQVIYHTPPRFPIHVIKRIREEASLIFQKLGLRDFARIDGWYLAPNSNLLSSASERLGGPESGDIICTDINLISGMEQTSFLFQQASKVGFSHSNILRTIVHRASSRFPHLSWYNNGYSQLLQGSTDLEISGDVQKVFVIFGGDTSERQVSIMSGTNVWINLQRFVDLNVTPCLLSPSLSNSSGTSSNLDNKEVWALPYSVVLRHTAEEVLAACLEAIEPDRALFTSLLQKQVMEDLMDGLGNQSWFAGFDITDDLPRKFSLKEWIKLAKEAQATVFIAVHGGIGEDGTLQALLEDEGVSYTGPGVLASRTCMDKITTSQALSQLSEFGIHTISKDVKRTEDIMHETIPNVWNELINKFRCLTLCVKPAKDGCSTGVARLCSSEDLAIYVQALKDCLPRIPPNTLSKTHGMIEMPNPAPELLIFEPFVETDEIITSSKAKQQLSWKGRRRWVEITVGVIGSRGSMHSLSPSLTVKESGDILSLEEKFQGGTGINLTPPPPTIMSLI from the exons ATGGCGTCCATGGCGATCGGCGTCAGTTTCTCGATAATTAGCGgcgtaggaggaggaggagatagCGTTAATCAAGTAGCGACGGCTCCACGGTCAACACTGAAGCTAAATCAGAAGTACACACTAACCGAGAGTACTACATGCAGGTTTTTGGGGATGAAGAAGTTTCGGGGATCCGGAGCTATACGAACCATCTCGAAGGCGGTCGTTTCCGGAGAGGAGATGAGTAGAAGGAATCTGAGAGTGGGACTCATTTGCGGAGGTCCGTCGGCGGAGCGCGGGATTTCTCTCAACTCTGCTAGATCAGTTCTCGATCATATCCAG GGTAATGGTATAAGCGTGAGCTGCTATTATATAGATCCTGACCTCAAAGCTTTTGCAATTTCCTCCGCCCAG TTGTACTCGAATACTCCGGCAGATTTCGATTTCAAGCTGGAGAG TCTTGCACAGGGATTCTCATCGTTATCCGGATTGGCTGAGCATCTTGTTTCCGCTGTGGACATTGTGTTTCCAGTAATTCATGgtcgatttggtgaagatggtggcATTcag GAGCTGTTGGAAAGTCACAACATTCCATTTGTGGGGACCGGATCCCGTGAATGTCGTCGAGCCTTTGACAAG TATGAAGCCTCTTTGGAGCTCAGGGACTATGGGTTCATGACAGTACCAAACTACTTGGTGCAG GGGACTGACGTAGACGAAAGTGAAATAGCACAATGGTTTACAGATAACAAGCTGGATCTCAAGATGGGAAAAGTCGTG GTTAAACCAGCTAAAGCAGGTTCGAGTATTGGTGTCAAAGTTGCTTTTGGCGTAAATGATTCAATTAAAAAGGCTATTGAACTAATCCTAGAG GGAATTGATGATAGGGTTGTTGTTGAGGTGTTCATTGAAGATGCATATGAGGTCACTGCCATCGTCCTGGATGTAGGTTCTGGTTCTGTTTGCCATCCTGTTGTACTGATGCCTACTGAG GTTCAACTTCAGTTTCATGGCAGTAGTGATCCAAAGGAAGACGCAATCTTCGACTATCGGAGGAAGTATCTGCCGACACAGCAG GTCATCTATCACACTCCTCCCCGTTTCCCTATCCATGTTATCAAAAGGATTCGTGAAGAGGCATCTCTTATATTTCAAAAGCTTGGTCTACGTGACTTTGCTCGCATTGATGGATGGTATCTGGCTCCCAACTCAAATTTATTATCATCTGCAAGTGAAAGGCTTGGAGGACCCGAGTCAGGGGATATTATATGCACAGACATCAACCTG ATAAGTGGCATGGAACAAACTAGCTTTCTCTTCCAGCAGGCTTCTAAG GTTGGGTTTTCTCATTCAAACATTTTACGAACAATCGTCCACCGTGCTAGCTCGAGGTTTCCCCATCTTTCTTGGTATAATAATGGGTATAGTCAATTACTCCAAGGTTCAACAGACCTGGAAATCTCTGGGGACGTCCAGAAAGTGTTTGTCATATTTGGAGGAGATACTTCAGAGCGGCAGGTGTCCATCATGAGTGGAACGAATGTCTGGATCAATTTGCAAAGATTTGTAGAT CTTAATGTAACTCCCTGTTTGCTTTCCCCCTCACTTAGCAACTCATCAGGAACATCTTCAAACTTGGACAATAAAGAAGTCTGGGCTTTGCC CTATTCAGTTGTGCTAAGGCACACTGCCGAGGAAGTTCTTGCAGCGTGCTTAGAAGCAATCGAGCCTGATCGGGCTCTATTTACATCTCTGCTGCAGAAGCAAGTGATGGAGGATCTTATGGATGGTTTGGGGAATCAAAGCTGGTTTGCAGGGTTTGATATAACAGACGATCTACCCAGAAAATTCTCATTGAAAGAGTGGATCAAGCTTGCCAAGGAAGCTCAAGCAACTGTTTTCATTGCAG TGCATGGAGGAATTGGGGAAGATGGTACGCTACAGGCCTTGCTGGAGGATGAAGGAGTTTCTTATACAG GTCCAGGCGTACTAGCCTCAAGGACTTGCATGGACAAGATTACAACATCTCAGGCTCTTAGTCAG CTTTCAGAGTTTGGAATTCATACCATAAGCAAAGATGTGAAAAGAACAGAGGATATAATGCATGAGACCATCCCAAATGTTTGGAATGAATTGATCAACAAGTTTCGTTGTCTCACACTATGTGTTAAACCAGCAAAGGATGGATGCTCCACTGGTGTTGCAAGATTGTG TTCCTCTGAAGACCTTGCTATATATGTACAAGCTTTAAAAGATTGTCTACCAAGGATTCCTCCAAACACTCTTTCTAag ACACATGGAATGATTGAGATGCCAAATCCTGCTCCAGAGCTCTTGATTTTTGAACCATTTGTTGAAACCGATGAGATCATAACTTCATCCAAAGCCAAGCAGCAGCTCTCTTGGAAAGGTAGGAGGCGATGGGTTGAGATAACTGTAGGTGTTATCGGGAGCCGTGGGTCAATGCATTCGCTGAGTCCTAGTCTTACTGTCAAGGAAAGTGGCGATATATTGTCACTCGAGGAGAAGTTTCAAG GCGGCACTGGCATAAATCTTACTCCACCTCCACCAACAATCATGAG TTTGATTTAG
- the LOC104764573 gene encoding uncharacterized protein LOC104764573 isoform X2, whose translation MKKFRGSGAIRTISKAVVSGEEMSRRNLRVGLICGGPSAERGISLNSARSVLDHIQGNGISVSCYYIDPDLKAFAISSAQLYSNTPADFDFKLESLAQGFSSLSGLAEHLVSAVDIVFPVIHGRFGEDGGIQELLESHNIPFVGTGSRECRRAFDKYEASLELRDYGFMTVPNYLVQGTDVDESEIAQWFTDNKLDLKMGKVVVKPAKAGSSIGVKVAFGVNDSIKKAIELILEGIDDRVVVEVFIEDAYEVTAIVLDVGSGSVCHPVVLMPTEVQLQFHGSSDPKEDAIFDYRRKYLPTQQVIYHTPPRFPIHVIKRIREEASLIFQKLGLRDFARIDGWYLAPNSNLLSSASERLGGPESGDIICTDINLISGMEQTSFLFQQASKVGFSHSNILRTIVHRASSRFPHLSWYNNGYSQLLQGSTDLEISGDVQKVFVIFGGDTSERQVSIMSGTNVWINLQRFVDLNVTPCLLSPSLSNSSGTSSNLDNKEVWALPYSVVLRHTAEEVLAACLEAIEPDRALFTSLLQKQVMEDLMDGLGNQSWFAGFDITDDLPRKFSLKEWIKLAKEAQATVFIAVHGGIGEDGTLQALLEDEGVSYTGPGVLASRTCMDKITTSQALSQLSEFGIHTISKDVKRTEDIMHETIPNVWNELINKFRCLTLCVKPAKDGCSTGVARLCSSEDLAIYVQALKDCLPRIPPNTLSKTHGMIEMPNPAPELLIFEPFVETDEIITSSKAKQQLSWKGRRRWVEITVGVIGSRGSMHSLSPSLTVKESGDILSLEEKFQGGTGINLTPPPPTIMSKEALEKCKQGIELIAETLGLEGFSRIDAFVHVETGEVLVIEVNTVPGMTPSTVLIQQALAEQPPMYPPQFFRTLLHLATHRVK comes from the exons ATGAAGAAGTTTCGGGGATCCGGAGCTATACGAACCATCTCGAAGGCGGTCGTTTCCGGAGAGGAGATGAGTAGAAGGAATCTGAGAGTGGGACTCATTTGCGGAGGTCCGTCGGCGGAGCGCGGGATTTCTCTCAACTCTGCTAGATCAGTTCTCGATCATATCCAG GGTAATGGTATAAGCGTGAGCTGCTATTATATAGATCCTGACCTCAAAGCTTTTGCAATTTCCTCCGCCCAG TTGTACTCGAATACTCCGGCAGATTTCGATTTCAAGCTGGAGAG TCTTGCACAGGGATTCTCATCGTTATCCGGATTGGCTGAGCATCTTGTTTCCGCTGTGGACATTGTGTTTCCAGTAATTCATGgtcgatttggtgaagatggtggcATTcag GAGCTGTTGGAAAGTCACAACATTCCATTTGTGGGGACCGGATCCCGTGAATGTCGTCGAGCCTTTGACAAG TATGAAGCCTCTTTGGAGCTCAGGGACTATGGGTTCATGACAGTACCAAACTACTTGGTGCAG GGGACTGACGTAGACGAAAGTGAAATAGCACAATGGTTTACAGATAACAAGCTGGATCTCAAGATGGGAAAAGTCGTG GTTAAACCAGCTAAAGCAGGTTCGAGTATTGGTGTCAAAGTTGCTTTTGGCGTAAATGATTCAATTAAAAAGGCTATTGAACTAATCCTAGAG GGAATTGATGATAGGGTTGTTGTTGAGGTGTTCATTGAAGATGCATATGAGGTCACTGCCATCGTCCTGGATGTAGGTTCTGGTTCTGTTTGCCATCCTGTTGTACTGATGCCTACTGAG GTTCAACTTCAGTTTCATGGCAGTAGTGATCCAAAGGAAGACGCAATCTTCGACTATCGGAGGAAGTATCTGCCGACACAGCAG GTCATCTATCACACTCCTCCCCGTTTCCCTATCCATGTTATCAAAAGGATTCGTGAAGAGGCATCTCTTATATTTCAAAAGCTTGGTCTACGTGACTTTGCTCGCATTGATGGATGGTATCTGGCTCCCAACTCAAATTTATTATCATCTGCAAGTGAAAGGCTTGGAGGACCCGAGTCAGGGGATATTATATGCACAGACATCAACCTG ATAAGTGGCATGGAACAAACTAGCTTTCTCTTCCAGCAGGCTTCTAAG GTTGGGTTTTCTCATTCAAACATTTTACGAACAATCGTCCACCGTGCTAGCTCGAGGTTTCCCCATCTTTCTTGGTATAATAATGGGTATAGTCAATTACTCCAAGGTTCAACAGACCTGGAAATCTCTGGGGACGTCCAGAAAGTGTTTGTCATATTTGGAGGAGATACTTCAGAGCGGCAGGTGTCCATCATGAGTGGAACGAATGTCTGGATCAATTTGCAAAGATTTGTAGAT CTTAATGTAACTCCCTGTTTGCTTTCCCCCTCACTTAGCAACTCATCAGGAACATCTTCAAACTTGGACAATAAAGAAGTCTGGGCTTTGCC CTATTCAGTTGTGCTAAGGCACACTGCCGAGGAAGTTCTTGCAGCGTGCTTAGAAGCAATCGAGCCTGATCGGGCTCTATTTACATCTCTGCTGCAGAAGCAAGTGATGGAGGATCTTATGGATGGTTTGGGGAATCAAAGCTGGTTTGCAGGGTTTGATATAACAGACGATCTACCCAGAAAATTCTCATTGAAAGAGTGGATCAAGCTTGCCAAGGAAGCTCAAGCAACTGTTTTCATTGCAG TGCATGGAGGAATTGGGGAAGATGGTACGCTACAGGCCTTGCTGGAGGATGAAGGAGTTTCTTATACAG GTCCAGGCGTACTAGCCTCAAGGACTTGCATGGACAAGATTACAACATCTCAGGCTCTTAGTCAG CTTTCAGAGTTTGGAATTCATACCATAAGCAAAGATGTGAAAAGAACAGAGGATATAATGCATGAGACCATCCCAAATGTTTGGAATGAATTGATCAACAAGTTTCGTTGTCTCACACTATGTGTTAAACCAGCAAAGGATGGATGCTCCACTGGTGTTGCAAGATTGTG TTCCTCTGAAGACCTTGCTATATATGTACAAGCTTTAAAAGATTGTCTACCAAGGATTCCTCCAAACACTCTTTCTAag ACACATGGAATGATTGAGATGCCAAATCCTGCTCCAGAGCTCTTGATTTTTGAACCATTTGTTGAAACCGATGAGATCATAACTTCATCCAAAGCCAAGCAGCAGCTCTCTTGGAAAGGTAGGAGGCGATGGGTTGAGATAACTGTAGGTGTTATCGGGAGCCGTGGGTCAATGCATTCGCTGAGTCCTAGTCTTACTGTCAAGGAAAGTGGCGATATATTGTCACTCGAGGAGAAGTTTCAAG GCGGCACTGGCATAAATCTTACTCCACCTCCACCAACAATCATGAG TAAGGAAGCTTTGGAGAAATGCAAACAAGGCATTGAGCTGATTGCAGAAACTCTCGGGTTAGAAGGGTTTTCACGGATCGATGCTTTTGTGCATGTTGAAACCGGAGAG GTACTGGTTATAGAGGTGAACACAGTTCCCGGAATGACTCCTTCCACTGTTTTAATCCAACAG GCATTAGCAGAGCAGCCCCCAATGTACCCTCCTCAATTCTTTCGGACTCTGCTGCATCTTGCTACACACAGAGTCAAGTGA
- the LOC104764573 gene encoding uncharacterized protein LOC104764573 isoform X4 encodes MASMAIGVSFSIISGVGGGGDSVNQVATAPRSTLKLNQKYTLTESTTCRFLGMKKFRGSGAIRTISKAVVSGEEMSRRNLRVGLICGGPSAERGISLNSARSVLDHIQGNGISVSCYYIDPDLKAFAISSAQLYSNTPADFDFKLESLAQGFSSLSGLAEHLVSAVDIVFPVIHGRFGEDGGIQELLESHNIPFVGTGSRECRRAFDKYEASLELRDYGFMTVPNYLVQGTDVDESEIAQWFTDNKLDLKMGKVVVKPAKAGSSIGVKVAFGVNDSIKKAIELILEGIDDRVVVEVFIEDAYEVTAIVLDVGSGSVCHPVVLMPTEVQLQFHGSSDPKEDAIFDYRRKYLPTQQVIYHTPPRFPIHVIKRIREEASLIFQKLGLRDFARIDGWYLAPNSNLLSSASERLGGPESGDIICTDINLISGMEQTSFLFQQASKVGFSHSNILRTIVHRASSRFPHLSWYNNGYSQLLQGSTDLEISGDVQKVFVIFGGDTSERQVSIMSGTNVWINLQRFVDLNVTPCLLSPSLSNSSGTSSNLDNKEVWALPSK; translated from the exons ATGGCGTCCATGGCGATCGGCGTCAGTTTCTCGATAATTAGCGgcgtaggaggaggaggagatagCGTTAATCAAGTAGCGACGGCTCCACGGTCAACACTGAAGCTAAATCAGAAGTACACACTAACCGAGAGTACTACATGCAGGTTTTTGGGGATGAAGAAGTTTCGGGGATCCGGAGCTATACGAACCATCTCGAAGGCGGTCGTTTCCGGAGAGGAGATGAGTAGAAGGAATCTGAGAGTGGGACTCATTTGCGGAGGTCCGTCGGCGGAGCGCGGGATTTCTCTCAACTCTGCTAGATCAGTTCTCGATCATATCCAG GGTAATGGTATAAGCGTGAGCTGCTATTATATAGATCCTGACCTCAAAGCTTTTGCAATTTCCTCCGCCCAG TTGTACTCGAATACTCCGGCAGATTTCGATTTCAAGCTGGAGAG TCTTGCACAGGGATTCTCATCGTTATCCGGATTGGCTGAGCATCTTGTTTCCGCTGTGGACATTGTGTTTCCAGTAATTCATGgtcgatttggtgaagatggtggcATTcag GAGCTGTTGGAAAGTCACAACATTCCATTTGTGGGGACCGGATCCCGTGAATGTCGTCGAGCCTTTGACAAG TATGAAGCCTCTTTGGAGCTCAGGGACTATGGGTTCATGACAGTACCAAACTACTTGGTGCAG GGGACTGACGTAGACGAAAGTGAAATAGCACAATGGTTTACAGATAACAAGCTGGATCTCAAGATGGGAAAAGTCGTG GTTAAACCAGCTAAAGCAGGTTCGAGTATTGGTGTCAAAGTTGCTTTTGGCGTAAATGATTCAATTAAAAAGGCTATTGAACTAATCCTAGAG GGAATTGATGATAGGGTTGTTGTTGAGGTGTTCATTGAAGATGCATATGAGGTCACTGCCATCGTCCTGGATGTAGGTTCTGGTTCTGTTTGCCATCCTGTTGTACTGATGCCTACTGAG GTTCAACTTCAGTTTCATGGCAGTAGTGATCCAAAGGAAGACGCAATCTTCGACTATCGGAGGAAGTATCTGCCGACACAGCAG GTCATCTATCACACTCCTCCCCGTTTCCCTATCCATGTTATCAAAAGGATTCGTGAAGAGGCATCTCTTATATTTCAAAAGCTTGGTCTACGTGACTTTGCTCGCATTGATGGATGGTATCTGGCTCCCAACTCAAATTTATTATCATCTGCAAGTGAAAGGCTTGGAGGACCCGAGTCAGGGGATATTATATGCACAGACATCAACCTG ATAAGTGGCATGGAACAAACTAGCTTTCTCTTCCAGCAGGCTTCTAAG GTTGGGTTTTCTCATTCAAACATTTTACGAACAATCGTCCACCGTGCTAGCTCGAGGTTTCCCCATCTTTCTTGGTATAATAATGGGTATAGTCAATTACTCCAAGGTTCAACAGACCTGGAAATCTCTGGGGACGTCCAGAAAGTGTTTGTCATATTTGGAGGAGATACTTCAGAGCGGCAGGTGTCCATCATGAGTGGAACGAATGTCTGGATCAATTTGCAAAGATTTGTAGAT CTTAATGTAACTCCCTGTTTGCTTTCCCCCTCACTTAGCAACTCATCAGGAACATCTTCAAACTTGGACAATAAAGAAGTCTGGGCTTTGCC AAGCAAGTGA